The Cinclus cinclus chromosome 3, bCinCin1.1, whole genome shotgun sequence genome has a window encoding:
- the HACE1 gene encoding E3 ubiquitin-protein ligase HACE1 isoform X2, with protein MERAMEQLNRLTRSLRRARTVELPDDNETAVYTLMPMVMADQHRSVSELLSNSKFDVNYAFGRVKRSLLHIAANCGSVECLVLLLKKGANPNYQDISGCTPLHLAARNGQKKCMSKLLEYSADVNICNNEGLTAIHWLAVNGRTELLHDLVQHVSNVDVEDAMGQTALHVACQNGHKTTVQCLLDSGADINRPNVSGATPLYFACSHGQRDTAQILLMRGAKYLPDKNGVTPLDLCVQGGYGETCEVLIQYHPRLFQTIIQMTQNEDLRENMLRQVLEHLSQQSESQYLKILTSLAEVATTNGHKLLSLSSNYEAQMKSLLRIVRIFCHVFRIGPSSPSNGNDMGYNGNKTPRSQVFKPLELLWHSLDEWLVLIATELMKNKRDSANITSILLKQKGPDHQDATPAPPFVTAGTEGIKELSTDAVELKTYEVAGKQEACSDCQDVISMTANRLSAVIQAFYMCCSCQMPQGMTSPRFIEFVCKHDDVLKCFVNRNPKIIFDHFHFLLECPELMSRFMHIIKAQPFKDRCEWFYEHLHAGQPDSDMVHRPVNENDILLVHRDSIFRSSCEVVSKANCAKLKQGIAVRFHGEEGMGQGVVREWFDILSSEIVNPDYALFTQSADGTTFQPNSNSSVNPDHLNYFRFAGQILGLALNHRQLVNIYFTRSFYKHILGIPVNYQDVASIDPEYAKNLQWILDNDISDLGLELTFSVETDVFGAMEEVPLKPGGASILVTQENKAEYVQLVTELRMTRAIQPQINAFLQGFHMFIPPSLIQLFDEYELELLLSGMPEIDVNDWLKNTEYTSGYERGDQVIQWFWDVVEELTQEERVLLLQFVTGSSRVPHGGFAHIMGGSGLQNFTIAAVPYTANLLPTSSTCINMLKLPEYPSKEILKDRLLVALHCGSYGYTMA; from the exons ATAATGAAACTGCTGTCTATACACTGATGCCAATGGTTATGGCTGACCAGCACAG GTCTGTCTCAGAGCTGCTGTCAAATTCAAAATTTGATGTGAATTATGCCTTTGGACGTGTGAAGAGAAGTTTGCTTCATATTGCAGCAAA ctGTGGATCAGTTGAATGCCTTGTTCTGTTACTAAAAAAAGGAGCAAATCCAAACTATCAGGACATCTCAGGATGTACTCCTCTCCATTTAGCAGCAAGGAATGG CCAGAAGAAATGTATGAGCAAGCTGCTGGAATACAGTGCAGATGTCAACATTTGTAATAATGAAGGCTTGACTGCA ATTCATTGGTTGGCTGTCAATGGACGAACAGAATTGCTTCATGATCTTGTTCAGCATGTCAGTAATGTAGATGTTGAAGATGCCATGGGACAGACAGCCCTTCATGTAGCTTGTCAAAATGGACACAAGACA ACGGTGCAGTGTTTGCTGGACAGCGGTGCAGATATAAACAGGCCGAACGTCTCTGGGGCAACTCCACTTTATTTTGCTTGCAG CCATGGTCAGAGAGACACTGCACAAATTCTTTTGATGAGAGGAGCTAAATATTTACCAGACAAAAACGGTGTTACTCCGCTGGATCTCTGTGTACAG gGTGGTTATGGAGAGACTTGTGAAGTCTTAATACAGTACCATCCTCGGCTTTTCCAGACAATAATCCAAATGACACAGAATGAAGATCTGCGGGAAAACATG TTGCGGCAAGTTCTGGAACACTTGTCTCAGCAGAGTGAAAGCCAATATCTTAAAATCTTGACAAGTCTTGCTGAAGTTGCTACAACAAATGGTCACAAATTGCTCAG cttgTCAAGTAATTATGAAGCTCAAATGAAGAGTCTCTTAAGGATCGTGAGGATATTTTGCCATGTGTTTCGCATTGGCCCATCCTCTCCCAGTAATGGAAATGACATGGGCTACAATGGAAATAAAACTCCAAGAAGTCAGGTGTTCAAG CCTCTGGAACTGCTCTGGCATTCTCTGGATGAATGGCTTGTTTTGATAGCCACAGAGCtgatgaaaaacaaaagggaCTCTGCCAACATTACTTCTATTTTATTGAAGCAGAAAGGACCAGATCACCAAGATGCTACTCCTGCACCTCCTTTTGTCACTGCAGGAACTGAGGGAATAAAAGAGCTGTCCACTGATGCTGTCGAGTTAAAAACATATGAAGTTGCTGGGAAGCAGGAAGCTTGTTCTGATTGTCAGGATGTTATCTCCATGACAGCAAATAGGCTAAGTGCTGTCATTCAAGCCTTCTATATGTGCTGCTCTTGTCAGATGCCTCAGGG GATGACGTCACCTCGTTTTATAGAATTTGTTTGTAAACATGATGATGTCCTTAAGTGTTTTGTTAACCG aaatcccaaaataatttttgatcactttcattttcttcttgagTGTCCAGAACTAATGTCCAGATTTATGCACATCATAAAAGCGCAG CCATTTAAAGATCGCTGTGAATGGTTCTATGAACATCTGCACGCCGGGCAGCCAGATTCAGACATGGTGCACAGGCCTGTTAATGAAAATGACATACTTCTGGTTCACAGAG ATTCTATTTTCAGGAGTAGCTGTGAAGTTGTGTCTAAAGCAAACTGTGCAAAATTAAAGCAGGGGATTGCTGTGAGATTTCATGGAGAAGAAGGCATG GGACAGGGTGTAGTGCGTGAATGGTTTGATATCTTATCCAGTGAAATAGTTAACCCAGATTATGCCTTATTTACCCAGTCAGCTGATG gAACAACTTTCCAGCCAAACAGCAACTCTTCTGTAAATCCAGATCATTTGAACTACTTCCGTTTCGCAGGCCAGATCCTGGGGCTGGCTCTGAATCACAGGCAGCTGGTGAACATCTACTTCACAAGGTCATTCTACAAACATATTCTTG gcATACCTGTAAATTATCAGGACGTAGCATCTATTGATCCAGAGTATGCAAAGAACTTGCAGTGGATTTTAGATAATGATATCAGTGATCTGGGTTTAGAGCTGACCTTCTCTGTTGAGACTGATGTGTTTGGAGCAATGGAAGAAGTGCCATTGAAGCCAGGGGGTGCAAGTATACTTGTTACACAGGAAAACAAG GCTGAGTATGTCCAGCTTGTGACAGAGCTCAGAATGACAAGAGCCATTCAGCCTCAGATAAATGCCTTTTTACAAGGCTTCCATATGTTCATTCCACCATCTTTGATCCAACTTTTTGATGAATATGAACTG GAGCTTTTGTTGTCAGGTATGCCAGAAATTGATGTGAATGACTggttaaaaaatacagaatacacCAGTGGCTATGAGAGAGGGGACCAAGTTATTCag TGGTTCTGGGATGTGGTGGAAGAGCTAACTCAGGAAGAGAGAGTGCTACTATTACAGTTTGTTACTGGCAG TTCCAGGGTGCCTCATGGTGGCTTTGCCCACATAATGGGTGGCAGTGGATTGCAAAATTTTACTATTGCTGCTGTACCATACACTGCAAATCTTTTACCAACGTCAAGCACATG tatCAACATGCTCAAGTTACCTGAATACCCAAGTAAAGAAATCCTGAAAGACAGGCTTCTTGTGGCATTGCACTGTGGAAGCTATGGTTACACAATGGCATAA
- the HACE1 gene encoding E3 ubiquitin-protein ligase HACE1 isoform X1 — protein MERAMEQLNRLTRSLRRARTVELPDDNETAVYTLMPMVMADQHRSVSELLSNSKFDVNYAFGRVKRSLLHIAANCGSVECLVLLLKKGANPNYQDISGCTPLHLAARNGQKKCMSKLLEYSADVNICNNEGLTAIHWLAVNGRTELLHDLVQHVSNVDVEDAMGQTALHVACQNGHKTTVQCLLDSGADINRPNVSGATPLYFACSHGQRDTAQILLMRGAKYLPDKNGVTPLDLCVQGGYGETCEVLIQYHPRLFQTIIQMTQNEDLRENMLRQVLEHLSQQSESQYLKILTSLAEVATTNGHKLLSLSSNYEAQMKSLLRIVRIFCHVFRIGPSSPSNGNDMGYNGNKTPRSQVFKVRKVYDVVRKIDVKEMNVTKHAFINQTSHEQEPLELLWHSLDEWLVLIATELMKNKRDSANITSILLKQKGPDHQDATPAPPFVTAGTEGIKELSTDAVELKTYEVAGKQEACSDCQDVISMTANRLSAVIQAFYMCCSCQMPQGMTSPRFIEFVCKHDDVLKCFVNRNPKIIFDHFHFLLECPELMSRFMHIIKAQPFKDRCEWFYEHLHAGQPDSDMVHRPVNENDILLVHRDSIFRSSCEVVSKANCAKLKQGIAVRFHGEEGMGQGVVREWFDILSSEIVNPDYALFTQSADGTTFQPNSNSSVNPDHLNYFRFAGQILGLALNHRQLVNIYFTRSFYKHILGIPVNYQDVASIDPEYAKNLQWILDNDISDLGLELTFSVETDVFGAMEEVPLKPGGASILVTQENKAEYVQLVTELRMTRAIQPQINAFLQGFHMFIPPSLIQLFDEYELELLLSGMPEIDVNDWLKNTEYTSGYERGDQVIQWFWDVVEELTQEERVLLLQFVTGSSRVPHGGFAHIMGGSGLQNFTIAAVPYTANLLPTSSTCINMLKLPEYPSKEILKDRLLVALHCGSYGYTMA, from the exons ATAATGAAACTGCTGTCTATACACTGATGCCAATGGTTATGGCTGACCAGCACAG GTCTGTCTCAGAGCTGCTGTCAAATTCAAAATTTGATGTGAATTATGCCTTTGGACGTGTGAAGAGAAGTTTGCTTCATATTGCAGCAAA ctGTGGATCAGTTGAATGCCTTGTTCTGTTACTAAAAAAAGGAGCAAATCCAAACTATCAGGACATCTCAGGATGTACTCCTCTCCATTTAGCAGCAAGGAATGG CCAGAAGAAATGTATGAGCAAGCTGCTGGAATACAGTGCAGATGTCAACATTTGTAATAATGAAGGCTTGACTGCA ATTCATTGGTTGGCTGTCAATGGACGAACAGAATTGCTTCATGATCTTGTTCAGCATGTCAGTAATGTAGATGTTGAAGATGCCATGGGACAGACAGCCCTTCATGTAGCTTGTCAAAATGGACACAAGACA ACGGTGCAGTGTTTGCTGGACAGCGGTGCAGATATAAACAGGCCGAACGTCTCTGGGGCAACTCCACTTTATTTTGCTTGCAG CCATGGTCAGAGAGACACTGCACAAATTCTTTTGATGAGAGGAGCTAAATATTTACCAGACAAAAACGGTGTTACTCCGCTGGATCTCTGTGTACAG gGTGGTTATGGAGAGACTTGTGAAGTCTTAATACAGTACCATCCTCGGCTTTTCCAGACAATAATCCAAATGACACAGAATGAAGATCTGCGGGAAAACATG TTGCGGCAAGTTCTGGAACACTTGTCTCAGCAGAGTGAAAGCCAATATCTTAAAATCTTGACAAGTCTTGCTGAAGTTGCTACAACAAATGGTCACAAATTGCTCAG cttgTCAAGTAATTATGAAGCTCAAATGAAGAGTCTCTTAAGGATCGTGAGGATATTTTGCCATGTGTTTCGCATTGGCCCATCCTCTCCCAGTAATGGAAATGACATGGGCTACAATGGAAATAAAACTCCAAGAAGTCAGGTGTTCAAGGTCAGAAAAGTATATGATGTTGTTAGGAAGATAGACGTTAAAGAGATGAATGTCACAAAGCATGCATTCATTAATCAGACATCTCATGAACAGGAA CCTCTGGAACTGCTCTGGCATTCTCTGGATGAATGGCTTGTTTTGATAGCCACAGAGCtgatgaaaaacaaaagggaCTCTGCCAACATTACTTCTATTTTATTGAAGCAGAAAGGACCAGATCACCAAGATGCTACTCCTGCACCTCCTTTTGTCACTGCAGGAACTGAGGGAATAAAAGAGCTGTCCACTGATGCTGTCGAGTTAAAAACATATGAAGTTGCTGGGAAGCAGGAAGCTTGTTCTGATTGTCAGGATGTTATCTCCATGACAGCAAATAGGCTAAGTGCTGTCATTCAAGCCTTCTATATGTGCTGCTCTTGTCAGATGCCTCAGGG GATGACGTCACCTCGTTTTATAGAATTTGTTTGTAAACATGATGATGTCCTTAAGTGTTTTGTTAACCG aaatcccaaaataatttttgatcactttcattttcttcttgagTGTCCAGAACTAATGTCCAGATTTATGCACATCATAAAAGCGCAG CCATTTAAAGATCGCTGTGAATGGTTCTATGAACATCTGCACGCCGGGCAGCCAGATTCAGACATGGTGCACAGGCCTGTTAATGAAAATGACATACTTCTGGTTCACAGAG ATTCTATTTTCAGGAGTAGCTGTGAAGTTGTGTCTAAAGCAAACTGTGCAAAATTAAAGCAGGGGATTGCTGTGAGATTTCATGGAGAAGAAGGCATG GGACAGGGTGTAGTGCGTGAATGGTTTGATATCTTATCCAGTGAAATAGTTAACCCAGATTATGCCTTATTTACCCAGTCAGCTGATG gAACAACTTTCCAGCCAAACAGCAACTCTTCTGTAAATCCAGATCATTTGAACTACTTCCGTTTCGCAGGCCAGATCCTGGGGCTGGCTCTGAATCACAGGCAGCTGGTGAACATCTACTTCACAAGGTCATTCTACAAACATATTCTTG gcATACCTGTAAATTATCAGGACGTAGCATCTATTGATCCAGAGTATGCAAAGAACTTGCAGTGGATTTTAGATAATGATATCAGTGATCTGGGTTTAGAGCTGACCTTCTCTGTTGAGACTGATGTGTTTGGAGCAATGGAAGAAGTGCCATTGAAGCCAGGGGGTGCAAGTATACTTGTTACACAGGAAAACAAG GCTGAGTATGTCCAGCTTGTGACAGAGCTCAGAATGACAAGAGCCATTCAGCCTCAGATAAATGCCTTTTTACAAGGCTTCCATATGTTCATTCCACCATCTTTGATCCAACTTTTTGATGAATATGAACTG GAGCTTTTGTTGTCAGGTATGCCAGAAATTGATGTGAATGACTggttaaaaaatacagaatacacCAGTGGCTATGAGAGAGGGGACCAAGTTATTCag TGGTTCTGGGATGTGGTGGAAGAGCTAACTCAGGAAGAGAGAGTGCTACTATTACAGTTTGTTACTGGCAG TTCCAGGGTGCCTCATGGTGGCTTTGCCCACATAATGGGTGGCAGTGGATTGCAAAATTTTACTATTGCTGCTGTACCATACACTGCAAATCTTTTACCAACGTCAAGCACATG tatCAACATGCTCAAGTTACCTGAATACCCAAGTAAAGAAATCCTGAAAGACAGGCTTCTTGTGGCATTGCACTGTGGAAGCTATGGTTACACAATGGCATAA
- the HACE1 gene encoding E3 ubiquitin-protein ligase HACE1 isoform X3, whose product MERAMEQLNRLTRSLRRARTVELPDDNETAVYTLMPMVMADQHRSVSELLSNSKFDVNYAFGRVKRSLLHIAANCGSVECLVLLLKKGANPNYQDISGCTPLHLAARNGQKKCMSKLLEYSADVNICNNEGLTATVQCLLDSGADINRPNVSGATPLYFACSHGQRDTAQILLMRGAKYLPDKNGVTPLDLCVQGGYGETCEVLIQYHPRLFQTIIQMTQNEDLRENMLRQVLEHLSQQSESQYLKILTSLAEVATTNGHKLLSLSSNYEAQMKSLLRIVRIFCHVFRIGPSSPSNGNDMGYNGNKTPRSQVFKPLELLWHSLDEWLVLIATELMKNKRDSANITSILLKQKGPDHQDATPAPPFVTAGTEGIKELSTDAVELKTYEVAGKQEACSDCQDVISMTANRLSAVIQAFYMCCSCQMPQGMTSPRFIEFVCKHDDVLKCFVNRNPKIIFDHFHFLLECPELMSRFMHIIKAQPFKDRCEWFYEHLHAGQPDSDMVHRPVNENDILLVHRDSIFRSSCEVVSKANCAKLKQGIAVRFHGEEGMGQGVVREWFDILSSEIVNPDYALFTQSADGTTFQPNSNSSVNPDHLNYFRFAGQILGLALNHRQLVNIYFTRSFYKHILGIPVNYQDVASIDPEYAKNLQWILDNDISDLGLELTFSVETDVFGAMEEVPLKPGGASILVTQENKAEYVQLVTELRMTRAIQPQINAFLQGFHMFIPPSLIQLFDEYELELLLSGMPEIDVNDWLKNTEYTSGYERGDQVIQWFWDVVEELTQEERVLLLQFVTGSSRVPHGGFAHIMGGSGLQNFTIAAVPYTANLLPTSSTCINMLKLPEYPSKEILKDRLLVALHCGSYGYTMA is encoded by the exons ATAATGAAACTGCTGTCTATACACTGATGCCAATGGTTATGGCTGACCAGCACAG GTCTGTCTCAGAGCTGCTGTCAAATTCAAAATTTGATGTGAATTATGCCTTTGGACGTGTGAAGAGAAGTTTGCTTCATATTGCAGCAAA ctGTGGATCAGTTGAATGCCTTGTTCTGTTACTAAAAAAAGGAGCAAATCCAAACTATCAGGACATCTCAGGATGTACTCCTCTCCATTTAGCAGCAAGGAATGG CCAGAAGAAATGTATGAGCAAGCTGCTGGAATACAGTGCAGATGTCAACATTTGTAATAATGAAGGCTTGACTGCA ACGGTGCAGTGTTTGCTGGACAGCGGTGCAGATATAAACAGGCCGAACGTCTCTGGGGCAACTCCACTTTATTTTGCTTGCAG CCATGGTCAGAGAGACACTGCACAAATTCTTTTGATGAGAGGAGCTAAATATTTACCAGACAAAAACGGTGTTACTCCGCTGGATCTCTGTGTACAG gGTGGTTATGGAGAGACTTGTGAAGTCTTAATACAGTACCATCCTCGGCTTTTCCAGACAATAATCCAAATGACACAGAATGAAGATCTGCGGGAAAACATG TTGCGGCAAGTTCTGGAACACTTGTCTCAGCAGAGTGAAAGCCAATATCTTAAAATCTTGACAAGTCTTGCTGAAGTTGCTACAACAAATGGTCACAAATTGCTCAG cttgTCAAGTAATTATGAAGCTCAAATGAAGAGTCTCTTAAGGATCGTGAGGATATTTTGCCATGTGTTTCGCATTGGCCCATCCTCTCCCAGTAATGGAAATGACATGGGCTACAATGGAAATAAAACTCCAAGAAGTCAGGTGTTCAAG CCTCTGGAACTGCTCTGGCATTCTCTGGATGAATGGCTTGTTTTGATAGCCACAGAGCtgatgaaaaacaaaagggaCTCTGCCAACATTACTTCTATTTTATTGAAGCAGAAAGGACCAGATCACCAAGATGCTACTCCTGCACCTCCTTTTGTCACTGCAGGAACTGAGGGAATAAAAGAGCTGTCCACTGATGCTGTCGAGTTAAAAACATATGAAGTTGCTGGGAAGCAGGAAGCTTGTTCTGATTGTCAGGATGTTATCTCCATGACAGCAAATAGGCTAAGTGCTGTCATTCAAGCCTTCTATATGTGCTGCTCTTGTCAGATGCCTCAGGG GATGACGTCACCTCGTTTTATAGAATTTGTTTGTAAACATGATGATGTCCTTAAGTGTTTTGTTAACCG aaatcccaaaataatttttgatcactttcattttcttcttgagTGTCCAGAACTAATGTCCAGATTTATGCACATCATAAAAGCGCAG CCATTTAAAGATCGCTGTGAATGGTTCTATGAACATCTGCACGCCGGGCAGCCAGATTCAGACATGGTGCACAGGCCTGTTAATGAAAATGACATACTTCTGGTTCACAGAG ATTCTATTTTCAGGAGTAGCTGTGAAGTTGTGTCTAAAGCAAACTGTGCAAAATTAAAGCAGGGGATTGCTGTGAGATTTCATGGAGAAGAAGGCATG GGACAGGGTGTAGTGCGTGAATGGTTTGATATCTTATCCAGTGAAATAGTTAACCCAGATTATGCCTTATTTACCCAGTCAGCTGATG gAACAACTTTCCAGCCAAACAGCAACTCTTCTGTAAATCCAGATCATTTGAACTACTTCCGTTTCGCAGGCCAGATCCTGGGGCTGGCTCTGAATCACAGGCAGCTGGTGAACATCTACTTCACAAGGTCATTCTACAAACATATTCTTG gcATACCTGTAAATTATCAGGACGTAGCATCTATTGATCCAGAGTATGCAAAGAACTTGCAGTGGATTTTAGATAATGATATCAGTGATCTGGGTTTAGAGCTGACCTTCTCTGTTGAGACTGATGTGTTTGGAGCAATGGAAGAAGTGCCATTGAAGCCAGGGGGTGCAAGTATACTTGTTACACAGGAAAACAAG GCTGAGTATGTCCAGCTTGTGACAGAGCTCAGAATGACAAGAGCCATTCAGCCTCAGATAAATGCCTTTTTACAAGGCTTCCATATGTTCATTCCACCATCTTTGATCCAACTTTTTGATGAATATGAACTG GAGCTTTTGTTGTCAGGTATGCCAGAAATTGATGTGAATGACTggttaaaaaatacagaatacacCAGTGGCTATGAGAGAGGGGACCAAGTTATTCag TGGTTCTGGGATGTGGTGGAAGAGCTAACTCAGGAAGAGAGAGTGCTACTATTACAGTTTGTTACTGGCAG TTCCAGGGTGCCTCATGGTGGCTTTGCCCACATAATGGGTGGCAGTGGATTGCAAAATTTTACTATTGCTGCTGTACCATACACTGCAAATCTTTTACCAACGTCAAGCACATG tatCAACATGCTCAAGTTACCTGAATACCCAAGTAAAGAAATCCTGAAAGACAGGCTTCTTGTGGCATTGCACTGTGGAAGCTATGGTTACACAATGGCATAA
- the HACE1 gene encoding E3 ubiquitin-protein ligase HACE1 isoform X4, with product MERAMEQLNRLTRSLRRARTVELPDDNETAVYTLMPMVMADQHRSVSELLSNSKFDVNYAFGRVKRSLLHIAANCGSVECLVLLLKKGANPNYQDISGCTPLHLAARNGHGQRDTAQILLMRGAKYLPDKNGVTPLDLCVQGGYGETCEVLIQYHPRLFQTIIQMTQNEDLRENMLRQVLEHLSQQSESQYLKILTSLAEVATTNGHKLLSLSSNYEAQMKSLLRIVRIFCHVFRIGPSSPSNGNDMGYNGNKTPRSQVFKPLELLWHSLDEWLVLIATELMKNKRDSANITSILLKQKGPDHQDATPAPPFVTAGTEGIKELSTDAVELKTYEVAGKQEACSDCQDVISMTANRLSAVIQAFYMCCSCQMPQGMTSPRFIEFVCKHDDVLKCFVNRNPKIIFDHFHFLLECPELMSRFMHIIKAQPFKDRCEWFYEHLHAGQPDSDMVHRPVNENDILLVHRDSIFRSSCEVVSKANCAKLKQGIAVRFHGEEGMGQGVVREWFDILSSEIVNPDYALFTQSADGTTFQPNSNSSVNPDHLNYFRFAGQILGLALNHRQLVNIYFTRSFYKHILGIPVNYQDVASIDPEYAKNLQWILDNDISDLGLELTFSVETDVFGAMEEVPLKPGGASILVTQENKAEYVQLVTELRMTRAIQPQINAFLQGFHMFIPPSLIQLFDEYELELLLSGMPEIDVNDWLKNTEYTSGYERGDQVIQWFWDVVEELTQEERVLLLQFVTGSSRVPHGGFAHIMGGSGLQNFTIAAVPYTANLLPTSSTCINMLKLPEYPSKEILKDRLLVALHCGSYGYTMA from the exons ATAATGAAACTGCTGTCTATACACTGATGCCAATGGTTATGGCTGACCAGCACAG GTCTGTCTCAGAGCTGCTGTCAAATTCAAAATTTGATGTGAATTATGCCTTTGGACGTGTGAAGAGAAGTTTGCTTCATATTGCAGCAAA ctGTGGATCAGTTGAATGCCTTGTTCTGTTACTAAAAAAAGGAGCAAATCCAAACTATCAGGACATCTCAGGATGTACTCCTCTCCATTTAGCAGCAAGGAATGG CCATGGTCAGAGAGACACTGCACAAATTCTTTTGATGAGAGGAGCTAAATATTTACCAGACAAAAACGGTGTTACTCCGCTGGATCTCTGTGTACAG gGTGGTTATGGAGAGACTTGTGAAGTCTTAATACAGTACCATCCTCGGCTTTTCCAGACAATAATCCAAATGACACAGAATGAAGATCTGCGGGAAAACATG TTGCGGCAAGTTCTGGAACACTTGTCTCAGCAGAGTGAAAGCCAATATCTTAAAATCTTGACAAGTCTTGCTGAAGTTGCTACAACAAATGGTCACAAATTGCTCAG cttgTCAAGTAATTATGAAGCTCAAATGAAGAGTCTCTTAAGGATCGTGAGGATATTTTGCCATGTGTTTCGCATTGGCCCATCCTCTCCCAGTAATGGAAATGACATGGGCTACAATGGAAATAAAACTCCAAGAAGTCAGGTGTTCAAG CCTCTGGAACTGCTCTGGCATTCTCTGGATGAATGGCTTGTTTTGATAGCCACAGAGCtgatgaaaaacaaaagggaCTCTGCCAACATTACTTCTATTTTATTGAAGCAGAAAGGACCAGATCACCAAGATGCTACTCCTGCACCTCCTTTTGTCACTGCAGGAACTGAGGGAATAAAAGAGCTGTCCACTGATGCTGTCGAGTTAAAAACATATGAAGTTGCTGGGAAGCAGGAAGCTTGTTCTGATTGTCAGGATGTTATCTCCATGACAGCAAATAGGCTAAGTGCTGTCATTCAAGCCTTCTATATGTGCTGCTCTTGTCAGATGCCTCAGGG GATGACGTCACCTCGTTTTATAGAATTTGTTTGTAAACATGATGATGTCCTTAAGTGTTTTGTTAACCG aaatcccaaaataatttttgatcactttcattttcttcttgagTGTCCAGAACTAATGTCCAGATTTATGCACATCATAAAAGCGCAG CCATTTAAAGATCGCTGTGAATGGTTCTATGAACATCTGCACGCCGGGCAGCCAGATTCAGACATGGTGCACAGGCCTGTTAATGAAAATGACATACTTCTGGTTCACAGAG ATTCTATTTTCAGGAGTAGCTGTGAAGTTGTGTCTAAAGCAAACTGTGCAAAATTAAAGCAGGGGATTGCTGTGAGATTTCATGGAGAAGAAGGCATG GGACAGGGTGTAGTGCGTGAATGGTTTGATATCTTATCCAGTGAAATAGTTAACCCAGATTATGCCTTATTTACCCAGTCAGCTGATG gAACAACTTTCCAGCCAAACAGCAACTCTTCTGTAAATCCAGATCATTTGAACTACTTCCGTTTCGCAGGCCAGATCCTGGGGCTGGCTCTGAATCACAGGCAGCTGGTGAACATCTACTTCACAAGGTCATTCTACAAACATATTCTTG gcATACCTGTAAATTATCAGGACGTAGCATCTATTGATCCAGAGTATGCAAAGAACTTGCAGTGGATTTTAGATAATGATATCAGTGATCTGGGTTTAGAGCTGACCTTCTCTGTTGAGACTGATGTGTTTGGAGCAATGGAAGAAGTGCCATTGAAGCCAGGGGGTGCAAGTATACTTGTTACACAGGAAAACAAG GCTGAGTATGTCCAGCTTGTGACAGAGCTCAGAATGACAAGAGCCATTCAGCCTCAGATAAATGCCTTTTTACAAGGCTTCCATATGTTCATTCCACCATCTTTGATCCAACTTTTTGATGAATATGAACTG GAGCTTTTGTTGTCAGGTATGCCAGAAATTGATGTGAATGACTggttaaaaaatacagaatacacCAGTGGCTATGAGAGAGGGGACCAAGTTATTCag TGGTTCTGGGATGTGGTGGAAGAGCTAACTCAGGAAGAGAGAGTGCTACTATTACAGTTTGTTACTGGCAG TTCCAGGGTGCCTCATGGTGGCTTTGCCCACATAATGGGTGGCAGTGGATTGCAAAATTTTACTATTGCTGCTGTACCATACACTGCAAATCTTTTACCAACGTCAAGCACATG tatCAACATGCTCAAGTTACCTGAATACCCAAGTAAAGAAATCCTGAAAGACAGGCTTCTTGTGGCATTGCACTGTGGAAGCTATGGTTACACAATGGCATAA